A region from the Terriglobia bacterium genome encodes:
- the flhF gene encoding flagellar biosynthesis protein FlhF, giving the protein MKIKTFYARTMAEALRSVKEEFGSDGLILSTKEAPARSSSWFRAKPGVEVVAAIDTGSDSDADLFAPTHQDAAQAGAAALEAQHRLPGPKVDKEYSEMRRALYSLARPTIPSASLFSDAAAYELYQALVTNEVDEWLAYKLLDEAQLNLAPEERGQKPALAKAVTDVARGLIRTDAAGDGLPSRKVVAFVGPTGVGKTTAAAKLAACLALEKKKKVVLLTTDTYRIGAVEQLKTYAGLTGLPFRVVAQTSDLPQAIREHTQRDFILIDTTGRSQRDLAAVQDLMQLLQRSTEIERHLVLSATTKPLDMREIVDRFGVCNPDCLLFTKLDETSTFGPIFNELVRTQKPLSYIADGQRVPEDLHAVRGDQIVDIVLNAH; this is encoded by the coding sequence ATGAAGATAAAGACTTTCTATGCCAGGACAATGGCAGAGGCCCTCCGAAGCGTCAAGGAAGAGTTCGGCAGCGATGGGCTGATCCTGTCCACCAAAGAGGCCCCCGCCCGGTCCTCATCATGGTTCCGCGCAAAGCCGGGTGTCGAGGTTGTGGCTGCCATCGACACTGGAAGCGATTCTGATGCCGATCTGTTCGCCCCGACTCATCAGGATGCCGCCCAGGCAGGCGCCGCGGCGCTGGAGGCTCAGCACCGGCTACCAGGGCCGAAGGTTGACAAAGAATACAGTGAAATGCGCCGTGCCTTGTACTCACTGGCTCGACCGACGATCCCTTCCGCCTCTCTGTTCTCCGATGCGGCGGCTTATGAGCTCTACCAGGCGCTGGTGACAAATGAGGTCGACGAGTGGCTGGCCTACAAACTGCTCGACGAGGCCCAGCTGAATCTTGCCCCCGAGGAACGCGGTCAGAAACCTGCCCTTGCCAAGGCCGTGACCGATGTTGCCCGGGGGCTGATTCGTACGGATGCTGCGGGCGACGGGCTGCCGTCCAGGAAAGTGGTTGCTTTTGTGGGACCCACCGGTGTCGGCAAGACCACGGCGGCGGCAAAGCTGGCTGCATGCCTCGCGCTGGAAAAAAAGAAAAAAGTCGTCTTGCTGACCACAGACACCTACCGCATCGGCGCCGTCGAGCAACTGAAGACCTATGCAGGACTCACGGGCCTGCCGTTCCGTGTTGTGGCACAGACTTCCGACCTGCCGCAAGCGATCCGCGAGCACACCCAGCGCGATTTCATCCTCATTGATACCACCGGACGCAGCCAGCGCGACCTGGCGGCGGTGCAGGACCTGATGCAACTCCTGCAGCGGTCGACTGAGATCGAGCGCCACCTCGTGCTCAGTGCGACGACCAAGCCCCTCGACATGAGAGAGATCGTCGATCGCTTCGGAGTCTGTAATCCCGACTGTTTGCTTTTTACCAAGCTGGATGAAACGTCGACCTTCGGGCCGATTTTCAACGAACTGGTCCGCACGCAGAAGCCCCTGTCCTACATTGCGGACGGCCAGCGGGTCCCCGAAGATCTCCATGCCGTGCGCGGCGATCAGATCGTGGACATCGTTCTCAACGCCCATTGA